A stretch of bacterium DNA encodes these proteins:
- the glk gene encoding glucokinase, producing MAENQGTLVADIGGTRARFGVIDADGDLTEVRILPTSSYPTLVDAASDYLAGLEPGDRPSRGAIAIAGPVHGDRVQMTNRLWSFSVGETGRVLGLETLEVLNDFIALALAVPGLPLQQSREVKAGRSDKDAPLAVIGPGTGLGVSALVPVASLAPENGWIALATEGGHRDLAATNEREWRIVERLQHRFGRVSAERVLSGPGLVNLYSAICELEGLEVEARVPEGVVARSLAGSCAASQEAVEVFARQLGAVAGDLVLTYGAQGGVWLGGGVLHGMSTAFDIGLFRHGFLDKGRFRSYVEPVPVRLILDPTAPLRGAARALESESPSGVRVSGTAR from the coding sequence GATCGATGCCGACGGTGATCTGACCGAGGTGAGGATTCTGCCGACCTCGAGCTATCCGACGCTGGTGGACGCCGCCAGCGACTATCTCGCCGGTCTGGAGCCCGGCGACAGGCCGAGTCGCGGCGCCATCGCAATCGCCGGGCCGGTTCACGGCGACCGCGTGCAGATGACCAACCGGCTGTGGAGCTTCTCGGTAGGCGAAACCGGCCGGGTACTGGGTCTCGAGACCTTGGAAGTGTTGAACGACTTCATTGCTCTCGCGCTCGCCGTGCCGGGCCTGCCGCTGCAGCAGAGCCGGGAGGTGAAGGCCGGGCGTTCCGACAAGGATGCGCCTCTCGCGGTGATCGGACCCGGCACGGGTTTGGGAGTTTCGGCGTTGGTTCCCGTGGCTTCCCTGGCTCCGGAAAACGGTTGGATCGCTCTGGCCACCGAAGGAGGCCATCGAGATCTCGCCGCCACGAACGAGCGCGAGTGGCGGATCGTCGAACGCCTACAGCACCGCTTCGGTCGGGTGTCGGCGGAACGCGTGCTTTCCGGACCCGGACTGGTTAACCTCTACAGCGCGATCTGCGAGCTCGAAGGGCTCGAGGTCGAAGCCAGAGTGCCGGAGGGGGTTGTCGCCCGCTCGCTGGCGGGGAGCTGCGCAGCCAGCCAGGAGGCGGTTGAGGTCTTCGCGCGTCAGCTGGGCGCGGTTGCCGGGGATCTGGTGCTCACGTACGGGGCACAGGGCGGGGTTTGGCTCGGCGGCGGAGTACTGCACGGCATGAGCACGGCGTTCGACATCGGGCTCTTCCGCCACGGCTTTCTCGATAAGGGACGATTTCGGAGCTACGTCGAGCCGGTACCGGTTCGACTGATTCTCGATCCCACGGCGCCACTCCGCGGTGCGGCGCGGGCGCTCGAAAGCGAGTCACCGAGCGGTGTGCGGGTTTCGGGTACGGCTCGATAG